From Synchiropus splendidus isolate RoL2022-P1 chromosome 10, RoL_Sspl_1.0, whole genome shotgun sequence, the proteins below share one genomic window:
- the septin10 gene encoding septin 10 isoform X2 has product MDTLFNTNFENFESSHFEPQVKLRAQTYDLQESNVRLRLTVVNTVGFGDQMNKQESYQPVVDYIDRQFESYLQEELKIKRSLHNYHDSRVHACLYFISPSGHSLKSLDLVTMKKLDSKVNIIPVIAKADTISKSELNKFKIKIMSELVSNGVQIYQFPLDDETVAKVNTTMNGHLPFAVVGSTEEVSVGNKMVKARQYPWGVVQVENENHCDFVKLREMLICVNMEDLREQTHSRHYELYRRCKLEEMGFKDTDPECKPVSLQQTYEAKRQEFLVELQRREDEMRQMFVQRVKEKEAELKEAERELQIRFEQLKRLHAEEKSALEEKKRMLDDDQSSFSKRQAAAQLLQAQSLTANGKKDKDRKNSGFM; this is encoded by the exons ATGGACACTCTGTTTAACACCAACTTTGAAAACTTTGAGTCATCGCACTTTGAGCCTCAGGTGAAGCTCCGAGCTCAGACATACGACCTGCAAGAAAGCAATGTGCGACTACGCCTCACTGTGGTCAACACTGTGGGCTTTGGAGACCAGATGAACAAGCAGGAGAG CTACCAGCCAGTGGTGGACTACATCGACCGGCAGTTTGAGAGCTATCTTCAGGAGGAGCTCAAAATCAAGCGCTCCCTCCACAACTACCATGACTCGCGAGTCCACGcctgcctttattttatttcccccTCGGGCCATTCGCTCAAATCCCTGGACCTTGTCACAATGAAGAAGCTGGACAGCAAG GTTAACATCATCCCTGTGATCGCCAaagccgacaccatcagcaagAGCGAGCTCAACAAGTTCAAGATCAAAATCATGAGTGAGCTGGTCAGCAACGGAGTCCAGATCTACCAGTTTCCTCTGGACGACGAGACCGTGGCCAAAGTCAACACCACCATGAAT GGTCACCTGCCGTTTGCCGTGGTCGGCAGCACGGAGGAGGTCAGCGTGGGGAACAAGATGGTGAAGGCTCGCCAGTATCCATGGGGCGTCGTCCAAG TGGAGAACGAGAACCACTGCGACTTCGTGAAGCTGCGCGAGATGTTGATCTGCGTCAACATGGAAGACCTGAGAGAGCAGACGCACTCGCGCCACTACGAGCTCTACCGCCGCTGCAAGCTGGAGGAGATGGGATTCAAAGACACAGACCCCGAGTGCAAACCTGTCAG CCTGCAGCAGACGTATGAGGCTAAGCGACAGGAGTTCCTGGTGGAGCTCCAGAGAAGGGAGGACGAGATGAGGCAAATGTTTGTGCAGAGGGTGAAAGAGAAGGAGGCCGAGCTGAAGGAGGCGGAAAGAGAG ctgcAGATTCGATTTGAGCAGCTGAAGCGCCTCCACGCGGAGGAGAAATCCgctctggaggagaagaagcgaATGTTGGACGACGACCAGAGCTCATTCAGCAAGAGACAAGCGGCTGCTCAACTGCTGCAGGCGCAGAGTTTGACCGCCAACGGCAAGAAGGACAAGGACCGCAAGAA CTCCGGCTTCATGTGA
- the sowahca gene encoding ankyrin repeat domain-containing protein SOWAHC isoform X2, translated as MELMERFISTCEGKGDADRAAAGSVVDAPGVKYGHLSSDSVRGECNGHVRQTPAQVNGHLPNGDHAAAPRMDDSKLPNGSKQASVSAQQSDTSSVPSVAGGGEVRLRDRRRRESAPIIGIHDLDSAHPAASHSQHVRAARRVSKGSQRAILTSCLSEDSALEGLDPGFDINTPKGSRRNFIELMMSSSPQVRRSMINRGTRFRDSLRSDGDSASLLSSATDEDCASVTLDPLEHEWMLCASDGLWESLQPLLAVEPSLVAKKDFVTGFTCLHWAAKQGNAELVSQLLGFAKDSAVAVNINVRSSAGYTPLHLAAMHGHTQVVRVLLSDWDADPEVRDYSGRRAIQYLPAPVAADLQEKGVVTSPGSDSGSSNGGGSGGGRGWRFPKVLQGNLNPLRLLNPPAESAEDPAGNGRAKGGVQRKSSLSRLNARLHRGRHRAQIIHSASFRDCGEVGTELPVSPVRTRPLSNLFG; from the exons ATGGAGCTGATGGAGCGTTTCATCTCAACGTGCGAGGGGAAGGGGGATGCGGATCGAGCCGCCGCGGGGTCTGTCGTGGACGCTCCGGGGGTGAAATATGGTCACCTGAGCAGTGATTCAGTGCGAGGCGAGTGCAACGGCCACGTCCGGCAGACACCAGCGCAGGTCAACGGACACCTTCCTAACGGAGACCACGCAG CTGCTCCCCGTATGGACGACAGCAAGCTGCCAAATGGAAGCAAGCAAGCCTCCGTCTCCGCCCAACAATCGGACACCAGCTCAGTTCCTTCTGTCGCTGGAGGAGGGGAGGTGAGGCTgcgagacaggaggaggagagagtcgGCCCCCATCATTGGGATCCATGATCTCGACAGCGCACATCCCGCAGCAAGCCACAGCCAGCATGTGAGAGCGGCCCGCAGGGTCTCGAAGGGGTCTCAGCGAGCCATACTGACCAGCTGCCTGTCTGAGGACAGCGCTCTAGAAGGACTGGACCCTGGGTTTGATATCAACACCCCAAAAGGAAGCCGCAGGAACTTCATCGAGCTGATGATGAGCAGTTCTCCTCAG GTGCGCAGGTCCATGATCAACCGCGGGACACGCTTCCGCGACTCTTTGAGGAGCGACGGCGACTCggcttccctcctctcctcagccACCGATGAGGACTGCGCCTCGGTGACCCTGGATCCGCTGGAGCACGAGTGGATGCTGTGTGCGTCGGACGGTTTGTGGGAAAGTCTGCAGCCTCTCCTCGCTGTGGAGCCCAGTCTGGTGGCCAAGAAAGACTTTGTGACCGGCTTCACCTGCCTCCACTGGGCCGCCAAGCAGGGCAACGCTGAGCTTGTCTCTCAGTTACTGGGCTTCGCCAAGGACAGCGCCGTTGCTGTGAACATAAACGTCAGATCGAGTGCTGGATACACACCCCTGCACCTGGCAGCCATGCAtggacacacacag GTGGTCCGTGTCTTGCTGTCAGACTGGGATGCCGACCCGGAGGTCAGAGACTACAGTGGCAGACGGGCCATCCAGTATCTTCCTGCTCCGGTGGCCGCCGACCTTCAGGAGAAAGGCGTGGTCACTTCCCCGGGGTCAGACAGCGGGAGCAGCAATGGCGGCGGCAGCGGAGGGGGGCGTGGCTGGCGATTCCCCAAAGTGCTCCAGGGCAATCTCAACCCCTTGCGCCTCCTGAACCCACCCGCGGAGTCTGCAGAGGACCCAGCTGGGAACGGGCGAGCGAAGGGGGGCGTTCAGAGAAAGTCGTCTTTGAGCCGGCTTAACGCTCGGCTGCATCGAGGTCGGCACCGGGCTCAGATCATTCACAGCGCCTCCTTCAGGGACTGCGGGGAAGTGGGGACGGAACTTcctgtcagtccagttagaacTCGACCACTATCAAACCTGTTTggataa
- the akap17a gene encoding A-kinase anchor protein 17A isoform X1, with amino-acid sequence MGCYFEPFTGSWKKKQKHCKKQSLVILNIDSGSKFKMKNKTNQGPRVAWAALKQAKSSEKTMLYKNVKLPARPMTMTTIVHDVTEAVCLSEAHNMYLKPIAKMTISVALPQLKLPGKSISNWEVMERVKAMVAPDQFSGLRISKSTMDFIRFEGEVENKMVVKSILTRLDGKTIKLSGFTDVLKVRAVENKMDFPTRHDWDSFFRDAKDMNETLPGERPDTIHLEGLPCRWFSQKDSQFPDRPSEEVLSAVFEAFGKVRNVDIPMLDPYREEMLDKNFNTFSFGGHLNFEAYVQYQEYGGFTKAMDTLRGMKLMLKGDDGKAVACNIKVTFDRSKHLSESALKKRSLERQKLQELERLREEKKRQEKEEEERRKEDERKQKEQEEEEKERKKEERIRKREQKVIEREERKNLKKVRKQQEEEQKKLQMKIAMEERRLLLAQRNLESIRLVAELLTRAKALKQKQQEKERAQREKLEQQEQLRQKEELARLHELEACRRKQEEELRRVELDKQRALELQHREKELRDRLLNNLLKKNVDQTADPPVAQEQTCPSTKETTDPSNVSTQGSTLNRGEKVDSKEKEVNKGKTEEVKKKTVKEPAVKSSTSQERTRDKESSRRERRSHSRDKRRRASRSNSSSDRRRIRRRSSSRHRTSSRYRSRNYGGRRRSHSSRTSTSSRERSRSSSGRSGSRGWSHRRGRRRYSRSSSRSSRERRSHSRDRYKRRSSSRHRSHSRRRYSRY; translated from the exons ATGGGATGTTACTTTGAACCGTTCACTGGCAGctggaagaaaaaacaaaaacattgcaaaAAACAAAGCCTTGTGATTTTGAATATTGATTCAGGAagcaaatttaaaatgaaaaataaaaccaaccAGGGTCCCAGAGTAGCTTGGGCAGCTTTGAAACAGGCAAAGAGTTCGGAGAAAACAATGCTCTACAAGAATGTGAAG CTGCCTGCACGACCAATGACCATGACGACCATCGTGCACGATGTCACGGAGGCGGTGTGTCTGTCCGAAGCCCACAACATGTACCTCAAGCCCATCGCCAAGATGACCATCAGTGTAGCGCTGCCTCAGCTCAAGCTGCCGGGCAAAAGCATCTCCAACTGGGAGGTGATGGAGAGGGTCAAGGCCATGGTGGCTCCCGATCAGTTTTCAGGCCTGCGGATCTCCAAGAGCACCATGGACTTCATCCGCTTTGAGGGTGAAGTGGAGAACAAAATGGTGGTGAAGAGCATCTTGACTCGCTTGGATGGGAAGACCATCAAACTCAGTGGATTTACTGATGTATTGAAG GTTCGAGCTGTTGAGAATAAAATGGACTTTCCTACGAGGCATGACTGGGACTCCTTTTTTCGAGATGCTAAGGACATGAATGAGACCTTGCCGGGGGAGAGGCCTGACACCATTCACCTGGAAGGCCTCCCCTGTCGGTGGTTCAGCCAGAAAGACAGTCAGTTCCCAGATCGCCCCTCTGAAGAGGTCCTCAGTGCTGTGTTTGAAGCTTTTGGCAAG GTGAGGAACGTGGACATCCCGATGTTGGACCCATACAGGGAGGAGATGCTGGACAAGAACTTCAACACCTTTAGCTTCGGTGGCCACCTGAACTTCGAGGCTTATGTGCAGTACCAGGAGTACGGCGGCTTCACCAAGGCCATGGACACACTCCGCGGCATGAAGCTGATGCTGAAAGGAGACGATGGAAAAGCTGTTGCCTGTAACATTAAG GTGACCTTTGACCGCAGCAAGCATCTGAGCGAGTCGGCGTTGAAGAAGAGGAGTCTGGAGAGGCAGAAGTTACAGGAGCTGGAGAGactgagggaggagaagaagcggcaagaaaaagaggaggaggagcgtcGCAAAGAAGATGAGAG GAAAcagaaggagcaggaagaggaggaaaaagagaggaagaaggaggagcGAATACGAAAGCGGGAGCAAAAGGTCATTGagcgggaggagaggaagaaccTCAAGAAAGTGAGgaaacagcaggaggaggagcagaagaagctcCAGATGAAAATTGCCATGGAGGAAAGGCGGCTCCTGCTGGCTCAGCGGAACCTCGAGTCGATACGACTTGTGGCAGAGCTGCTAACCAGAGCGAAG GCACTcaagcagaagcagcaggagaaggagcggGCCCAACGGGAGAaactggagcagcaggagcagctgcgGCAGAAGGAAGAGTTGGCCCGCCTCCATGAGCTGGAAGCCTGCCGCCGcaaacaggaggaggagctccGCAGGGTGGAGCTGGACAAGCAGCGGGCACTGGAGCTGCAGCACAGAGAGAAGGAGCTCCGAGATCGACTCCTCAACAATTTGCTGAAGAAGAACGTAGATCAAACCGCAGATCCTCCTGTCGCCCAGGAGCAGACTTGTCCAAGTACCAAAGAGACGACCGATCCCAGCAACGTGTCAACACAAGGGTCGACCTTAAACCGTGGGGAGAAGGTGGATAGCAAGGAGAAGGAGGTAAATAAAGGGAAAAccgaagaggtgaagaagaagactgTGAAGGAGCCAGCAGTGAAGAGCAGCACCAGCCAAGAAAGAACAAGAGACAAGGAGTCTTCACGCCGAGAGAGAAGGTCCCACAGTCGGGACAAGAGGAGGCGGGCGAGCaggagcaacagcagcagcgacaGGAGGAGGATAAGAAGGAGGAGCAGTAGTCGGCATCGGACCTCCAGCCGCTACAGGAGTAGGAACTACGGCGGCAGGAGGAGAAGCCACAGCAGCAGGACCTCGACCTCCAGCcgagagaggagcaggagcagcagtgggaggAGTGGCAGCCGGGGGTGGAGCCACAGGCGCGGCCGTCGCAGATACAgccgcagcagctccaggagcagcagggagagAAGGAGTCACAGTCGTGACAGATACAAgaggcgcagcagcagcagacacaggAGTCACTCCAGGAGACGCTACTCTCGCTACTGA
- the septin10 gene encoding septin 10 isoform X1: MAASDVARQPDQGVRPLSLAGHVGFDSLPDQLVNKSICQGFCFNILCIGETGIGKSTLMDTLFNTNFENFESSHFEPQVKLRAQTYDLQESNVRLRLTVVNTVGFGDQMNKQESYQPVVDYIDRQFESYLQEELKIKRSLHNYHDSRVHACLYFISPSGHSLKSLDLVTMKKLDSKVNIIPVIAKADTISKSELNKFKIKIMSELVSNGVQIYQFPLDDETVAKVNTTMNGHLPFAVVGSTEEVSVGNKMVKARQYPWGVVQVENENHCDFVKLREMLICVNMEDLREQTHSRHYELYRRCKLEEMGFKDTDPECKPVSLQQTYEAKRQEFLVELQRREDEMRQMFVQRVKEKEAELKEAERELQIRFEQLKRLHAEEKSALEEKKRMLDDDQSSFSKRQAAAQLLQAQSLTANGKKDKDRKNSGFM; encoded by the exons ATGGCTGCGTCTGATGTCGCCCGACAGCCG GACCAGGGCGTCCGGCCGCTGTCCCTGGCTGGTCATGTGGGCTTCGACAGCCTTCCTGATCAGCTGGTCAACAAATCCATTTGCCAGGGCTTCTGCTTTAACATCCTCTGCATCG GTGAGACAGGCATCGGCAAGTCGACCCTAATGGACACTCTGTTTAACACCAACTTTGAAAACTTTGAGTCATCGCACTTTGAGCCTCAGGTGAAGCTCCGAGCTCAGACATACGACCTGCAAGAAAGCAATGTGCGACTACGCCTCACTGTGGTCAACACTGTGGGCTTTGGAGACCAGATGAACAAGCAGGAGAG CTACCAGCCAGTGGTGGACTACATCGACCGGCAGTTTGAGAGCTATCTTCAGGAGGAGCTCAAAATCAAGCGCTCCCTCCACAACTACCATGACTCGCGAGTCCACGcctgcctttattttatttcccccTCGGGCCATTCGCTCAAATCCCTGGACCTTGTCACAATGAAGAAGCTGGACAGCAAG GTTAACATCATCCCTGTGATCGCCAaagccgacaccatcagcaagAGCGAGCTCAACAAGTTCAAGATCAAAATCATGAGTGAGCTGGTCAGCAACGGAGTCCAGATCTACCAGTTTCCTCTGGACGACGAGACCGTGGCCAAAGTCAACACCACCATGAAT GGTCACCTGCCGTTTGCCGTGGTCGGCAGCACGGAGGAGGTCAGCGTGGGGAACAAGATGGTGAAGGCTCGCCAGTATCCATGGGGCGTCGTCCAAG TGGAGAACGAGAACCACTGCGACTTCGTGAAGCTGCGCGAGATGTTGATCTGCGTCAACATGGAAGACCTGAGAGAGCAGACGCACTCGCGCCACTACGAGCTCTACCGCCGCTGCAAGCTGGAGGAGATGGGATTCAAAGACACAGACCCCGAGTGCAAACCTGTCAG CCTGCAGCAGACGTATGAGGCTAAGCGACAGGAGTTCCTGGTGGAGCTCCAGAGAAGGGAGGACGAGATGAGGCAAATGTTTGTGCAGAGGGTGAAAGAGAAGGAGGCCGAGCTGAAGGAGGCGGAAAGAGAG ctgcAGATTCGATTTGAGCAGCTGAAGCGCCTCCACGCGGAGGAGAAATCCgctctggaggagaagaagcgaATGTTGGACGACGACCAGAGCTCATTCAGCAAGAGACAAGCGGCTGCTCAACTGCTGCAGGCGCAGAGTTTGACCGCCAACGGCAAGAAGGACAAGGACCGCAAGAA CTCCGGCTTCATGTGA
- the sowahca gene encoding ankyrin repeat domain-containing protein SOWAHC isoform X1: protein MELMERFISTCEGKGDADRAAAGSVVDAPGVKYGHLSSDSVRGECNGHVRQTPAQVNGHLPNGDHAAAPRMDDSKLPNGSKQASVSAQQSDTSSVPSVAGGGEVRLRDRRRRESAPIIGIHDLDSAHPAASHSQHVRAARRVSKGSQRAILTSCLSEDSALEGLDPGFDINTPKGSRRNFIELMMSSSPQVESGFLNCGETPPQLAVLPLQVRRSMINRGTRFRDSLRSDGDSASLLSSATDEDCASVTLDPLEHEWMLCASDGLWESLQPLLAVEPSLVAKKDFVTGFTCLHWAAKQGNAELVSQLLGFAKDSAVAVNINVRSSAGYTPLHLAAMHGHTQVVRVLLSDWDADPEVRDYSGRRAIQYLPAPVAADLQEKGVVTSPGSDSGSSNGGGSGGGRGWRFPKVLQGNLNPLRLLNPPAESAEDPAGNGRAKGGVQRKSSLSRLNARLHRGRHRAQIIHSASFRDCGEVGTELPVSPVRTRPLSNLFG, encoded by the exons ATGGAGCTGATGGAGCGTTTCATCTCAACGTGCGAGGGGAAGGGGGATGCGGATCGAGCCGCCGCGGGGTCTGTCGTGGACGCTCCGGGGGTGAAATATGGTCACCTGAGCAGTGATTCAGTGCGAGGCGAGTGCAACGGCCACGTCCGGCAGACACCAGCGCAGGTCAACGGACACCTTCCTAACGGAGACCACGCAG CTGCTCCCCGTATGGACGACAGCAAGCTGCCAAATGGAAGCAAGCAAGCCTCCGTCTCCGCCCAACAATCGGACACCAGCTCAGTTCCTTCTGTCGCTGGAGGAGGGGAGGTGAGGCTgcgagacaggaggaggagagagtcgGCCCCCATCATTGGGATCCATGATCTCGACAGCGCACATCCCGCAGCAAGCCACAGCCAGCATGTGAGAGCGGCCCGCAGGGTCTCGAAGGGGTCTCAGCGAGCCATACTGACCAGCTGCCTGTCTGAGGACAGCGCTCTAGAAGGACTGGACCCTGGGTTTGATATCAACACCCCAAAAGGAAGCCGCAGGAACTTCATCGAGCTGATGATGAGCAGTTCTCCTCAGGTAGAGTCAGGCTTTTTAAACTGCGGTGAGACTCCACCCCAACTGGCTGTCCTTCCTCTGCAGGTGCGCAGGTCCATGATCAACCGCGGGACACGCTTCCGCGACTCTTTGAGGAGCGACGGCGACTCggcttccctcctctcctcagccACCGATGAGGACTGCGCCTCGGTGACCCTGGATCCGCTGGAGCACGAGTGGATGCTGTGTGCGTCGGACGGTTTGTGGGAAAGTCTGCAGCCTCTCCTCGCTGTGGAGCCCAGTCTGGTGGCCAAGAAAGACTTTGTGACCGGCTTCACCTGCCTCCACTGGGCCGCCAAGCAGGGCAACGCTGAGCTTGTCTCTCAGTTACTGGGCTTCGCCAAGGACAGCGCCGTTGCTGTGAACATAAACGTCAGATCGAGTGCTGGATACACACCCCTGCACCTGGCAGCCATGCAtggacacacacag GTGGTCCGTGTCTTGCTGTCAGACTGGGATGCCGACCCGGAGGTCAGAGACTACAGTGGCAGACGGGCCATCCAGTATCTTCCTGCTCCGGTGGCCGCCGACCTTCAGGAGAAAGGCGTGGTCACTTCCCCGGGGTCAGACAGCGGGAGCAGCAATGGCGGCGGCAGCGGAGGGGGGCGTGGCTGGCGATTCCCCAAAGTGCTCCAGGGCAATCTCAACCCCTTGCGCCTCCTGAACCCACCCGCGGAGTCTGCAGAGGACCCAGCTGGGAACGGGCGAGCGAAGGGGGGCGTTCAGAGAAAGTCGTCTTTGAGCCGGCTTAACGCTCGGCTGCATCGAGGTCGGCACCGGGCTCAGATCATTCACAGCGCCTCCTTCAGGGACTGCGGGGAAGTGGGGACGGAACTTcctgtcagtccagttagaacTCGACCACTATCAAACCTGTTTggataa
- the akap17a gene encoding A-kinase anchor protein 17A isoform X2 gives MTMTTIVHDVTEAVCLSEAHNMYLKPIAKMTISVALPQLKLPGKSISNWEVMERVKAMVAPDQFSGLRISKSTMDFIRFEGEVENKMVVKSILTRLDGKTIKLSGFTDVLKVRAVENKMDFPTRHDWDSFFRDAKDMNETLPGERPDTIHLEGLPCRWFSQKDSQFPDRPSEEVLSAVFEAFGKVRNVDIPMLDPYREEMLDKNFNTFSFGGHLNFEAYVQYQEYGGFTKAMDTLRGMKLMLKGDDGKAVACNIKVTFDRSKHLSESALKKRSLERQKLQELERLREEKKRQEKEEEERRKEDERKQKEQEEEEKERKKEERIRKREQKVIEREERKNLKKVRKQQEEEQKKLQMKIAMEERRLLLAQRNLESIRLVAELLTRAKALKQKQQEKERAQREKLEQQEQLRQKEELARLHELEACRRKQEEELRRVELDKQRALELQHREKELRDRLLNNLLKKNVDQTADPPVAQEQTCPSTKETTDPSNVSTQGSTLNRGEKVDSKEKEVNKGKTEEVKKKTVKEPAVKSSTSQERTRDKESSRRERRSHSRDKRRRASRSNSSSDRRRIRRRSSSRHRTSSRYRSRNYGGRRRSHSSRTSTSSRERSRSSSGRSGSRGWSHRRGRRRYSRSSSRSSRERRSHSRDRYKRRSSSRHRSHSRRRYSRY, from the exons ATGACCATGACGACCATCGTGCACGATGTCACGGAGGCGGTGTGTCTGTCCGAAGCCCACAACATGTACCTCAAGCCCATCGCCAAGATGACCATCAGTGTAGCGCTGCCTCAGCTCAAGCTGCCGGGCAAAAGCATCTCCAACTGGGAGGTGATGGAGAGGGTCAAGGCCATGGTGGCTCCCGATCAGTTTTCAGGCCTGCGGATCTCCAAGAGCACCATGGACTTCATCCGCTTTGAGGGTGAAGTGGAGAACAAAATGGTGGTGAAGAGCATCTTGACTCGCTTGGATGGGAAGACCATCAAACTCAGTGGATTTACTGATGTATTGAAG GTTCGAGCTGTTGAGAATAAAATGGACTTTCCTACGAGGCATGACTGGGACTCCTTTTTTCGAGATGCTAAGGACATGAATGAGACCTTGCCGGGGGAGAGGCCTGACACCATTCACCTGGAAGGCCTCCCCTGTCGGTGGTTCAGCCAGAAAGACAGTCAGTTCCCAGATCGCCCCTCTGAAGAGGTCCTCAGTGCTGTGTTTGAAGCTTTTGGCAAG GTGAGGAACGTGGACATCCCGATGTTGGACCCATACAGGGAGGAGATGCTGGACAAGAACTTCAACACCTTTAGCTTCGGTGGCCACCTGAACTTCGAGGCTTATGTGCAGTACCAGGAGTACGGCGGCTTCACCAAGGCCATGGACACACTCCGCGGCATGAAGCTGATGCTGAAAGGAGACGATGGAAAAGCTGTTGCCTGTAACATTAAG GTGACCTTTGACCGCAGCAAGCATCTGAGCGAGTCGGCGTTGAAGAAGAGGAGTCTGGAGAGGCAGAAGTTACAGGAGCTGGAGAGactgagggaggagaagaagcggcaagaaaaagaggaggaggagcgtcGCAAAGAAGATGAGAG GAAAcagaaggagcaggaagaggaggaaaaagagaggaagaaggaggagcGAATACGAAAGCGGGAGCAAAAGGTCATTGagcgggaggagaggaagaaccTCAAGAAAGTGAGgaaacagcaggaggaggagcagaagaagctcCAGATGAAAATTGCCATGGAGGAAAGGCGGCTCCTGCTGGCTCAGCGGAACCTCGAGTCGATACGACTTGTGGCAGAGCTGCTAACCAGAGCGAAG GCACTcaagcagaagcagcaggagaaggagcggGCCCAACGGGAGAaactggagcagcaggagcagctgcgGCAGAAGGAAGAGTTGGCCCGCCTCCATGAGCTGGAAGCCTGCCGCCGcaaacaggaggaggagctccGCAGGGTGGAGCTGGACAAGCAGCGGGCACTGGAGCTGCAGCACAGAGAGAAGGAGCTCCGAGATCGACTCCTCAACAATTTGCTGAAGAAGAACGTAGATCAAACCGCAGATCCTCCTGTCGCCCAGGAGCAGACTTGTCCAAGTACCAAAGAGACGACCGATCCCAGCAACGTGTCAACACAAGGGTCGACCTTAAACCGTGGGGAGAAGGTGGATAGCAAGGAGAAGGAGGTAAATAAAGGGAAAAccgaagaggtgaagaagaagactgTGAAGGAGCCAGCAGTGAAGAGCAGCACCAGCCAAGAAAGAACAAGAGACAAGGAGTCTTCACGCCGAGAGAGAAGGTCCCACAGTCGGGACAAGAGGAGGCGGGCGAGCaggagcaacagcagcagcgacaGGAGGAGGATAAGAAGGAGGAGCAGTAGTCGGCATCGGACCTCCAGCCGCTACAGGAGTAGGAACTACGGCGGCAGGAGGAGAAGCCACAGCAGCAGGACCTCGACCTCCAGCcgagagaggagcaggagcagcagtgggaggAGTGGCAGCCGGGGGTGGAGCCACAGGCGCGGCCGTCGCAGATACAgccgcagcagctccaggagcagcagggagagAAGGAGTCACAGTCGTGACAGATACAAgaggcgcagcagcagcagacacaggAGTCACTCCAGGAGACGCTACTCTCGCTACTGA